One part of the Fusibacter sp. A1 genome encodes these proteins:
- a CDS encoding type II CAAX endopeptidase family protein, with amino-acid sequence MAKMNVIGQTTKIEDKEFGLAWYGALFYVMVLLVLQISISIVVYLPMKWIDSVSLLASFLAGAALQVTGYYIFIRWAFLRKGFAFDFKKRTLGHRSAKNHIMLLSFFLAVFVTAFISPMMAPIEVSEALEKFSQTLQQFPMIGLVLILVVAPVFEEIIFRGILLRGMLKKHNPMIGIVLSGVLFGAFHMNIHQFVAASLLGIMAGWIYYKTGRLWYSMFMHFFYNFSVIMVSALSYGSIEPNRILWIPAAGSALVILLTVKSMYRSLSKDVKSD; translated from the coding sequence ATGGCAAAAATGAATGTGATCGGTCAAACAACTAAAATTGAAGATAAGGAATTTGGATTGGCTTGGTATGGAGCTCTCTTTTATGTGATGGTGCTATTGGTTCTTCAGATTTCGATCAGCATTGTCGTGTACCTACCGATGAAGTGGATCGACAGTGTTTCGCTCTTAGCATCGTTTTTAGCAGGGGCAGCCTTGCAGGTCACCGGATATTACATCTTTATCAGATGGGCTTTTCTCAGAAAAGGCTTTGCATTTGACTTTAAAAAAAGAACACTCGGGCATCGATCGGCCAAAAACCACATCATGCTCTTAAGCTTTTTTCTTGCGGTGTTCGTCACGGCCTTTATCTCGCCGATGATGGCCCCGATTGAAGTTTCTGAGGCGCTTGAAAAATTCTCGCAGACACTCCAGCAGTTCCCGATGATTGGCCTAGTGCTGATCCTAGTCGTCGCACCTGTTTTTGAAGAAATCATCTTTAGGGGAATTCTTTTGCGTGGAATGCTAAAAAAGCACAATCCCATGATCGGAATCGTGCTTAGCGGTGTTCTCTTTGGTGCTTTTCATATGAATATCCATCAATTTGTCGCGGCATCGTTACTGGGAATCATGGCTGGATGGATCTATTACAAGACAGGCAGGTTGTGGTACTCGATGTTCATGCACTTTTTCTATAACTTTTCAGTGATCATGGTGAGCGCATTGTCTTATGGCAGTATCGAACCGAATAGGATTCTTTGGATTCCTGCGGCTGGATCTGCCCTTGTGATCCTACTGACTGTAAAAAGCATGTATAGGTCGCTTTCTAAAGACGTCAAATCAGACTGA
- a CDS encoding DUF1015 domain-containing protein, with protein MAVVRPFKSLRPRQDIVEKVACLPYDVMNRPEAKKMAEGNPDSFLHVVRSEMDVPDEMDAYDPLVYQTARKNLDKFQEDGILVQDETPRFYIYRQLMWGRVQTGIVGCNSIDEYMNDTIKKHEFTRPVKEQDRINNFDYCDANTAPIFLTYKKNDEINHMVNEWIKFHKPVYNFISDDEITHIVWEITSEEVNSRIEEIFAGIDYLYIADGHHRSASSVKVGMKRREEFPNYTGEEEFNFFMSVIFPDEDLFIMDYNRVVQDLNGHSTEEFFNMIKEKFDVEEVGTEVYKPMVAKTYGMHLEGKWYKLTAKEGIYDMNDPVGRLDVSILQENLLNPVLGIENPRTDNRIDFIGGIRGLEELERRCTVDMAVAFSMYPTTMDDLIAIADAGEVMPPKSTWFEPKLRSGLFVHKLAD; from the coding sequence ATGGCAGTAGTTAGACCTTTTAAATCATTAAGACCAAGACAAGATATCGTCGAAAAAGTAGCTTGTTTACCATACGACGTAATGAACAGACCTGAAGCGAAAAAAATGGCTGAAGGAAATCCTGATTCATTCCTACATGTTGTTCGTTCTGAAATGGATGTACCGGATGAGATGGACGCGTACGATCCGCTTGTGTATCAGACTGCTAGAAAGAACCTAGACAAGTTCCAAGAAGACGGTATTTTGGTTCAAGATGAGACTCCACGTTTTTACATCTACAGACAATTGATGTGGGGCCGTGTTCAAACTGGTATCGTAGGTTGCAACTCGATTGACGAGTACATGAACGACACGATAAAAAAACACGAATTCACTCGCCCTGTTAAAGAGCAGGACAGAATCAACAACTTTGATTACTGTGATGCCAACACAGCGCCGATCTTCCTGACTTACAAGAAGAACGACGAGATCAACCACATGGTAAACGAATGGATCAAGTTCCACAAACCTGTATATAACTTCATCTCTGATGATGAAATCACACATATCGTCTGGGAGATCACAAGTGAAGAAGTGAATAGCCGCATCGAGGAAATCTTTGCCGGTATCGACTATCTTTACATCGCTGACGGTCACCACAGATCGGCATCTTCTGTTAAAGTAGGTATGAAGCGTCGTGAAGAGTTCCCTAACTACACAGGTGAAGAGGAGTTCAACTTCTTCATGTCGGTTATCTTCCCGGATGAGGATCTGTTCATCATGGACTACAACCGTGTGGTTCAAGATTTAAACGGTCACTCTACAGAAGAGTTCTTCAACATGATCAAAGAAAAGTTTGATGTTGAAGAAGTTGGTACTGAAGTGTACAAGCCTATGGTCGCTAAGACATACGGCATGCACCTTGAAGGCAAATGGTACAAACTTACAGCAAAAGAAGGCATTTACGATATGAATGACCCTGTAGGAAGACTTGATGTTTCCATTCTTCAAGAAAACCTTTTAAATCCTGTTTTAGGAATCGAAAACCCAAGAACGGATAACAGAATCGACTTCATCGGCGGTATCAGAGGTCTTGAAGAACTTGAGAGACGTTGCACGGTGGATATGGCGGTTGCATTCAGCATGTACCCGACTACGATGGACGACCTTATCGCTATCGCAGACGCTGGCGAAGTAATGCCTCCAAAATCAACTTGGTTTGAGCCAAAACTCAGATCTGGACTATTTGTTCACAAATTAGCCGACTAG
- a CDS encoding D-2-hydroxyacid dehydrogenase — protein MLKILANDGMDKSAAQALRDLGHEVITEYFEGEALVEKLKEVNVLIVRSKTKVREALIDQVAGGTLKLVIRAGVGIDNIDHLYAESKGIAVRNTPNSSSASVAELTIGHMFTLARHLHMANVTMRKGEWNKNAYAGIELGGKTLGLIGFGRIARETAKRAKAIGMDVVYYDLMGDAGVEGFTSMAFDDVLKCADFLSLHIPFFKDKGATISDAQFEIMKDGAYLINCARGGVVDEAALLRALDSGKITAAALDVFEEEPSKNEAIYTHDRISLTPHIGASTAEAQERIGQETVDTITGFFK, from the coding sequence ATGCTTAAAATATTAGCAAATGACGGTATGGACAAATCGGCTGCACAAGCACTTAGAGACTTGGGACACGAAGTGATCACCGAGTACTTCGAAGGTGAAGCGCTGGTTGAAAAATTAAAAGAAGTGAACGTGCTTATCGTACGTTCAAAAACAAAAGTTAGAGAAGCCCTTATCGACCAGGTAGCAGGCGGAACACTGAAGCTTGTCATCCGTGCGGGCGTGGGTATCGACAATATCGATCACCTATACGCTGAGTCAAAAGGCATTGCAGTTAGGAACACGCCTAACTCAAGCTCGGCATCAGTTGCTGAACTTACAATCGGACATATGTTCACATTGGCCCGTCACCTTCACATGGCGAATGTGACGATGAGAAAAGGTGAATGGAACAAGAACGCCTATGCGGGTATCGAACTTGGCGGAAAAACACTAGGCCTTATCGGTTTTGGTAGAATCGCCCGTGAGACTGCAAAACGTGCAAAAGCTATCGGCATGGACGTCGTGTATTATGACTTGATGGGTGATGCCGGCGTAGAAGGATTCACTTCTATGGCATTTGATGATGTACTAAAATGTGCGGATTTCCTATCGCTTCATATCCCGTTCTTTAAAGATAAGGGTGCGACAATTTCAGATGCTCAATTCGAGATCATGAAAGACGGCGCTTACCTGATCAACTGCGCTCGTGGTGGAGTAGTTGATGAAGCGGCACTTCTTAGAGCCCTTGACAGCGGTAAGATCACAGCTGCCGCACTTGATGTGTTTGAAGAGGAACCATCAAAGAACGAAGCGATCTATACGCATGACAGAATTTCTTTAACACCTCATATCGGTGCCTCGACTGCTGAAGCGCAGGAGCGCATCGGTCAAGAGACGGTTGATACGATTACAGGTTTTTTCAAATAA
- a CDS encoding alanine--glyoxylate aminotransferase family protein, whose product MHKKLFIPGPVDVREDVLQKMATPQISHRGKEATELQERISKRMQKLMFTENDIILSTTSGSGLMEMAVKSLTKKRAAVFSVGAFGDRWFKMCTANGIPADKFKSETAAPTTPEMVEEALATGKYDVVTVTHNETSTGIMNPVGEIAKVVAKYPEVMFCVDTVSSLGGAKVPVDEWGIDMCITSTQKCLGLPAGLAIASVSNRAYERAKTVENRGLYLDLVEVVDKVRSAYQYPSTPSLAHMFALDYQLEQIVEVEGIENRFNRHFEMAEVVRAWADKHFKMLPERQYASNTLTTMWNTKEISVADLNKELAKRGWMISNGYGDLKEKTFRIAHMADTQMETLQELLREIEDILGLE is encoded by the coding sequence ATGCATAAAAAATTGTTTATTCCTGGTCCAGTAGACGTTCGTGAGGATGTTCTTCAAAAAATGGCTACGCCGCAAATCAGTCACAGAGGTAAAGAGGCTACTGAGCTTCAAGAACGTATTTCTAAAAGAATGCAAAAGTTGATGTTCACTGAAAACGACATTATCTTAAGCACTACCTCAGGTAGCGGTTTGATGGAGATGGCTGTGAAGTCACTTACAAAAAAACGTGCGGCAGTGTTCTCAGTCGGCGCATTTGGCGACAGATGGTTTAAAATGTGTACGGCTAACGGTATTCCTGCTGACAAGTTCAAGTCTGAAACCGCAGCACCTACAACACCTGAAATGGTTGAAGAAGCACTTGCTACAGGAAAATATGATGTCGTGACTGTAACGCATAATGAAACGTCTACAGGTATCATGAACCCAGTGGGAGAAATCGCTAAAGTGGTAGCGAAATACCCAGAGGTCATGTTCTGTGTGGATACGGTATCTTCACTTGGCGGCGCGAAAGTGCCTGTTGACGAGTGGGGCATCGACATGTGTATAACATCTACTCAAAAATGTTTAGGTCTTCCTGCGGGTCTTGCAATCGCATCTGTTTCAAACAGAGCGTATGAGAGAGCAAAGACTGTTGAAAACAGAGGGTTATACCTTGACTTAGTAGAAGTTGTCGATAAAGTTAGAAGCGCATACCAGTACCCATCTACTCCATCACTTGCCCACATGTTCGCACTAGATTATCAGTTGGAGCAAATCGTTGAAGTGGAAGGTATCGAAAATAGATTCAACAGACATTTTGAAATGGCTGAAGTGGTAAGAGCTTGGGCGGATAAACACTTTAAAATGCTTCCAGAAAGACAATACGCGTCGAACACGCTTACTACAATGTGGAACACAAAAGAAATCAGCGTCGCTGACCTAAATAAAGAGCTTGCAAAACGCGGTTGGATGATTTCAAACGGCTACGGCGACCTTAAGGAAAAAACTTTCAGAATCGCGCATATGGCTGATACTCAAATGGAAACACTACAAGAATTACTTAGAGAAATCGAAGACATCTTGGGTCTTGAATAG
- a CDS encoding CCA tRNA nucleotidyltransferase, protein MSLDGAKWIVGQLKRKGYEAYLVGGCVRDIYMNVEPNDFDIATGALPDEVMAIFNNCIPTGIDFGTVTVILDGSDFEVTTFRKDSGYMDGRRPSVVTFSGSIVEDLSRRDFTMNAMAMSEQGEIVDPFRGKSDIRKKLIRTVGKAEERFNEDRLRKLRAIRFAAQKGFDLDVEIIRAIKNDTSLMGVSVERIFVEMNKILLSDRADLGLELLNECGLLNEILPEMVPCIGFEQHHPCHKWTVFEHTKQVVVNTPNTAALRWAALLHDIGKPATFELDDKGIGHFYRHEKLSLESAANICKRLKMSTALSEEILLYIAHHMSMPVLTERAVKKWMRKIGPEKVDDMRLFLLADAKGTGTLEDDAYYIELKELVATIRKSPQVFDRSALSIDGNLLMDRFEQLKANPRLLSPLLEHLVEICLHSSEMNRIETLLKLSEEWIEKITEKSQN, encoded by the coding sequence ATGAGTTTGGATGGGGCTAAATGGATTGTCGGGCAGTTGAAAAGAAAGGGATATGAAGCCTACCTTGTCGGTGGATGCGTCCGTGATATTTATATGAATGTGGAACCTAATGACTTTGATATTGCGACGGGAGCGCTTCCGGATGAGGTGATGGCCATTTTTAATAACTGCATCCCCACAGGAATCGACTTTGGCACGGTGACTGTAATCCTGGACGGTTCGGATTTTGAAGTGACGACTTTCAGAAAAGACTCAGGATACATGGATGGCAGAAGGCCGAGTGTTGTTACCTTTTCAGGATCGATTGTCGAAGACCTGTCCCGCAGGGATTTTACCATGAACGCGATGGCCATGTCTGAGCAGGGTGAAATTGTGGACCCCTTTAGAGGAAAATCCGATATCAGGAAAAAGCTGATCAGGACTGTAGGAAAAGCGGAAGAACGGTTCAATGAGGACCGGTTAAGAAAACTTAGGGCGATTCGTTTCGCAGCTCAGAAAGGCTTTGATCTGGATGTTGAGATCATACGGGCGATAAAAAACGATACAAGCCTTATGGGAGTCAGTGTGGAGCGGATTTTTGTCGAGATGAACAAGATCCTGCTTTCTGATAGGGCGGATCTTGGACTGGAACTTCTGAACGAGTGTGGTCTCTTAAATGAAATACTGCCCGAAATGGTTCCTTGTATCGGCTTTGAGCAGCATCATCCGTGCCATAAATGGACGGTCTTTGAACATACCAAACAGGTGGTGGTAAACACGCCAAACACTGCGGCCCTTAGGTGGGCCGCCCTGCTTCATGATATCGGTAAGCCCGCCACCTTTGAACTGGATGACAAGGGAATCGGGCATTTTTACAGACATGAGAAACTCTCCCTTGAAAGCGCTGCAAATATTTGCAAGAGACTCAAGATGAGTACGGCGCTATCTGAAGAAATACTTCTTTATATAGCACATCATATGAGCATGCCGGTTTTGACGGAGAGAGCGGTAAAGAAGTGGATGAGAAAGATAGGACCTGAAAAAGTGGATGACATGCGGCTCTTCTTATTGGCGGACGCGAAAGGTACCGGTACGCTCGAAGACGACGCTTATTACATAGAGCTTAAGGAGCTTGTAGCGACCATAAGAAAATCTCCGCAGGTCTTCGACAGAAGCGCGCTTTCAATTGACGGCAACCTCCTGATGGATAGGTTTGAACAGTTGAAGGCTAATCCGAGGCTACTTAGCCCGCTACTTGAACATCTGGTCGAAATATGCCTGCATTCTTCAGAAATGAACCGAATTGAGACCTTGCTTAAGCTCAGTGAGGAATGGATTGAAAAGATTACAGAAAAATCACAAAATTGA
- a CDS encoding EAL domain-containing protein, translating into MFNSIHKQILSTLILVSLLNILFLGTITLVYGNNALRESTVTSARFAREAMVQTLEKDITSADKIISSLTSLIDDELDPTRIHDPDYLQFLMDSWDSHVKRLAQNHLLSHTAYIYLNPELTGRVFDIFYADQNGDALVERQSNIPLSYFREGPLPTDAKQWWFEAIDKNTSNWTRPYSWTFDNGKAIEVVSLTKAYHIDGTLFAVVGTEITYENVKRATTEMRLLDNGYAFLLNGEREPLIYPDDGTYAYFKAAFDEVVPAELSEFNYKIKNQKKHAFTQTLGNGWILGVQFTSKDFFTPGRQYILIIAGTMFLSLIQSILFAHFMSRYLSKPLLDISSLLQNSSPVSGDLSIPKTIIARQDEIGIVAKSLVIMSEDIKSHIKIINRQSSNLQFLKQFDELTGLPNETHFKKIVANSILASPETQRFIIIINIDGFRLLNGLFGVHVCNQLLTSVAERLESLKKENYQISRLSGDEFILCHQALQPVPLIVSHLQSMLGGVYHIGDETIHISVSIGISTYPAHSEDISQLIKFATIALNHCKVNKESDWSVYAPSVADLSSEQFQMLRELKEAILKDEFILNIQPQFNVNTGKIVGGEVLLRWFNKNQYVPPNIFIPLSEESKQILPIGEFVLKETIKIQRDLKSKGIHIRLAVNISVQQLTWQQIYHQLKYAMSPFGLRPEDLSLEITESTLLHANQEAREVLHALRQDGFRIEVDDFGTGYSSLSYIKKFDFDTLKLDRMFIKDYPHSDDGAIASMIVTLANKLKVNLIAEGMENVDQVNFLKESGCEIMQGYYFSRPLEVKEFVRLLEEQARDASD; encoded by the coding sequence ATGTTCAATAGCATTCATAAGCAGATTCTATCAACTCTCATACTTGTCAGTCTCCTCAACATTCTATTTTTAGGAACTATCACATTGGTCTATGGAAACAATGCGCTTCGGGAATCTACCGTGACAAGCGCCCGGTTTGCCCGTGAAGCGATGGTCCAGACACTCGAAAAGGACATCACCTCTGCAGATAAGATTATCAGTTCATTGACTTCACTTATCGATGACGAGTTAGATCCTACAAGAATCCACGATCCGGACTACTTGCAGTTTCTGATGGATAGCTGGGATTCTCATGTCAAGAGACTTGCTCAAAACCACTTGTTAAGTCACACGGCCTACATCTACCTCAATCCCGAACTGACAGGAAGAGTCTTTGATATCTTTTATGCGGATCAGAACGGTGATGCTTTGGTGGAACGTCAATCGAACATTCCTCTTTCCTATTTTCGTGAGGGTCCCCTTCCTACCGATGCGAAACAGTGGTGGTTCGAAGCAATTGACAAAAATACCTCGAATTGGACCAGACCCTATTCCTGGACATTCGATAACGGTAAGGCAATAGAGGTCGTTTCACTGACCAAGGCTTACCATATCGACGGAACCTTGTTCGCAGTCGTCGGAACCGAGATCACCTATGAGAATGTCAAACGTGCGACCACAGAAATGCGACTGCTTGACAACGGCTACGCTTTTTTGCTGAACGGTGAAAGAGAACCCCTTATTTACCCCGATGACGGCACTTATGCCTATTTCAAGGCGGCTTTCGACGAGGTCGTACCCGCTGAACTAAGTGAATTCAACTATAAGATCAAAAATCAGAAAAAACATGCTTTTACACAAACACTCGGCAACGGATGGATCTTGGGTGTTCAGTTCACATCAAAGGACTTTTTCACACCAGGAAGGCAATATATCCTGATTATCGCAGGCACCATGTTTCTCTCACTGATCCAATCCATCCTCTTCGCCCATTTCATGAGCAGGTATCTGTCAAAGCCTTTACTGGATATCTCCTCACTTTTACAAAACAGCTCACCTGTCAGCGGCGATTTGAGTATTCCAAAAACCATCATAGCAAGGCAGGATGAAATCGGCATCGTAGCGAAATCGCTGGTCATCATGTCAGAGGACATCAAATCACACATCAAGATCATCAATAGACAAAGTTCGAATTTGCAGTTCTTAAAGCAGTTCGATGAGCTGACCGGATTACCAAATGAAACACACTTTAAAAAAATAGTTGCGAATAGCATTCTCGCAAGCCCTGAAACTCAACGCTTTATCATCATCATAAATATCGACGGTTTTAGACTGCTAAACGGATTGTTCGGAGTGCATGTCTGCAATCAGCTCCTCACGAGCGTAGCCGAAAGACTGGAATCACTCAAAAAGGAGAACTACCAGATCAGCAGGCTCAGCGGTGACGAGTTCATCCTGTGCCATCAGGCCCTGCAGCCGGTTCCTCTCATCGTCAGCCACCTGCAAAGCATGCTGGGCGGGGTCTACCATATCGGTGATGAGACGATCCATATTTCTGTCAGCATCGGGATCAGTACCTATCCGGCCCATAGCGAGGATATCTCCCAACTCATAAAATTCGCTACGATCGCTCTGAATCACTGCAAGGTAAACAAGGAAAGCGACTGGTCGGTTTACGCTCCTTCTGTAGCGGACCTTTCTTCCGAGCAGTTTCAAATGCTCAGAGAACTAAAAGAAGCCATTTTAAAAGATGAGTTCATTCTCAATATCCAGCCACAGTTCAATGTGAACACGGGTAAGATCGTCGGTGGAGAAGTCCTTTTAAGATGGTTCAATAAAAATCAGTACGTGCCTCCCAACATCTTTATTCCTCTATCAGAGGAATCAAAGCAGATTCTACCCATCGGTGAGTTCGTACTCAAGGAGACCATAAAAATTCAACGCGATCTAAAGTCAAAAGGCATCCACATCAGGCTGGCTGTCAACATTTCGGTTCAACAGCTGACTTGGCAGCAGATCTACCACCAGCTTAAATATGCCATGTCGCCTTTTGGCCTAAGACCTGAGGACCTTTCGCTTGAAATTACAGAAAGTACCCTCCTGCATGCCAATCAAGAAGCCCGCGAAGTCCTTCATGCCCTGCGTCAGGACGGATTCAGAATTGAAGTGGACGATTTCGGCACAGGGTACTCTTCGCTAAGCTATATCAAGAAGTTCGATTTTGACACCTTAAAGTTGGATCGTATGTTCATTAAGGACTACCCCCACAGCGACGACGGAGCGATCGCCTCGATGATTGTCACACTGGCAAATAAGCTTAAGGTCAATCTGATTGCTGAAGGCATGGAGAATGTGGATCAGGTGAATTTCTTGAAGGAAAGCGGCTGCGAAATCATGCAGGGCTATTATTTCAGCAGACCGCTTGAGGTGAAAGAGTTTGTCAGATTACTCGAAGAACAGGCAAGGGATGCAAGCGACTGA
- a CDS encoding TldD/PmbA family protein, translating to MLSKNRAYEIIDLITKSSRFYTTVTIAANETGLTRYAHSEIHQNVATEDAEVNIVVFDGEKLANVSTNVLDDDAILAALNSAELKLPLLQPSGMAFEELKDLAPIEVEDLDLGFESKWGISQRAKAVKAAVEVLEDGFELAGAFEVKHTVYAWGNSHGVRRYQSGSNAHVEVMVLHESGASGFNDCVFTTPDSLHFDEIVKFALEKAILGQNSISIEPGVYDVVLEPLAVNDLVSYTAYLGSNAKYHEDGLSPFTGKVGKAVASPLVTMTDDHTNKEVSGLAFDFEGYERQVLNVIDKGEFKGIAHDTQTAKHAGVSTTGHSMGYKGEGGIPFNIVVDKGNQTGSDLIKGLKRGLLVSRFHYMNVVDPIAGQLTALTRDGLFLVEDGKIVGAVKNLRFTDSIERILKNVDAVSEERITAPSFFGTNLVPGMRVKDFVFTGRTTIEE from the coding sequence ATGTTATCTAAAAATAGAGCATATGAAATCATAGATCTGATCACGAAATCGTCAAGATTCTACACGACGGTGACCATCGCCGCCAATGAGACGGGACTTACAAGGTATGCGCATTCAGAAATCCATCAAAATGTGGCTACAGAGGATGCTGAAGTGAACATTGTCGTTTTCGACGGTGAGAAGCTGGCGAATGTCTCTACAAACGTCTTGGATGACGATGCGATTCTTGCAGCGCTTAACAGCGCCGAACTGAAACTGCCCTTATTGCAGCCGAGCGGCATGGCTTTTGAAGAGTTAAAGGACCTTGCTCCGATTGAAGTGGAGGACCTGGACCTAGGGTTTGAGAGCAAGTGGGGAATCTCACAAAGGGCGAAGGCGGTAAAGGCTGCAGTGGAAGTGCTTGAAGATGGATTTGAACTGGCTGGAGCCTTTGAAGTGAAGCATACGGTCTATGCCTGGGGCAATTCGCACGGCGTAAGACGTTACCAGTCCGGATCGAACGCCCATGTCGAGGTGATGGTACTTCACGAAAGTGGAGCTAGCGGATTTAACGACTGCGTGTTCACCACACCTGACTCGCTACACTTCGATGAAATTGTAAAATTCGCCCTCGAAAAGGCCATACTTGGACAGAACAGCATCAGTATCGAACCGGGCGTATATGATGTGGTGCTCGAACCCCTTGCTGTGAACGATCTGGTTTCTTATACGGCCTATCTGGGATCCAACGCCAAATACCATGAAGACGGTCTGAGTCCTTTTACGGGCAAAGTAGGAAAGGCGGTTGCAAGCCCGCTTGTGACGATGACTGACGACCATACCAATAAGGAAGTGTCGGGTCTTGCCTTTGATTTTGAGGGCTACGAAAGACAAGTGCTAAACGTCATTGATAAAGGTGAGTTTAAAGGGATCGCCCACGATACTCAAACCGCCAAACATGCCGGTGTCAGCACTACAGGTCATTCAATGGGCTACAAGGGCGAGGGCGGCATACCTTTTAATATCGTAGTCGATAAGGGAAACCAAACCGGCAGTGATCTGATCAAGGGTCTTAAGAGAGGTCTCTTGGTCAGCAGGTTCCACTATATGAATGTCGTGGATCCGATCGCAGGCCAGCTGACAGCACTTACAAGAGACGGTCTTTTCCTCGTAGAGGACGGTAAAATCGTCGGTGCTGTGAAAAACCTGAGGTTCACAGATTCGATAGAACGGATCCTTAAAAATGTGGATGCGGTTTCTGAGGAAAGAATCACAGCTCCTAGCTTCTTTGGTACAAACCTCGTACCTGGAATGAGAGTCAAGGATTTTGTGTTTACAGGAAGAACCACTATCGAAGAATAG